The Myxococcales bacterium genome includes the window TGCCTACTATCTGATCGATCGAGAGCGAGCAGAGCAGTTGGCGTCGTATCCGACTATTCCGGAAGCGCGGTTACCGTCGTCGGCAACGCACCGTTGTAAATAGTGCCGCCTGGGCCGCTATAAGCGAGCGTGCCGCCAAGGGCATCCGCGGCAAAGCGCACGGTGGCCTCGCGGCCGTCGGCAAAGCTGATGACCACGCCTAGGTGGTCGCTGCCTGGCTCGGTGCTGGCGCCGGTCACGTCGCCGTCTAGGCTCATGACGTGCAAATAGCGGCGGTCGCCACCGCTGGTGGTCTGGTCGTAGCGATAGCCACCGGCGACGTCAAATTCGCCATTCCACGCGTGGGTGCTCGGCGTTGGTGCCCCGGGCTCGATGCGCCTCACTACGAGCGTCGAGTCGTCGCCCGCGAAAGTCGCCTGCGCGCCGCTCAGCGCTGGCTCAATGGGCGAGTTGACTTGCCAGATCTGGGTCGTGCCCGCGGCCGTGTTGACGTGATCAAACACCACCACGGTGTTGGGCGCCAAAAACACCAAGGCGCGTCGCACCGCGGTGACGTCGGCGTGGCCATCGTAGGCATCGGTGACATCGACCGAAACGTAGAACCACCCATCGCCCTGGGCCACCGCGCGCACCTGCGACGTCGTGCCTTCGCGCTGCCGAATGTCGCCCTCGCCGTTGCTCAGCCGCACCAGGTTATGCAGCGCCTCTTCTTGGCTGATACCCGACGTCGATTGGATATTGCTGTCATAGGCGAGCCACTCGCGTTTAAACAACATCAGCGATCCTTGATCGCGATGCGCATGCGATTCGTTATAGGTGCCGGCGATCAGCGAAAGCCACGTTGCATCCGGCTCCCAACTCGAGCGCGCATAGATTTGCCCCGTGCCTTCGGCGACATATGAGAGCCCCAGGCCCGCATTGCCCTCGCTTGGCACCAGCGGCCGCGGCGTCAGGTCGGGCAAGTCATAGATAAAATCGTAGACCGCCAGCGAATGCTGCGTCATCTCGGGCACCGAGCTCGCCGCCAGCAAGGCGCGCGCGTGCGCCGCGATCGGCTCGTCTGCAAACATATACGACAAGATCAGCAGATACGACCGATGATAGTCAAACAGGCTCGCCGTGGCGTCGCGCGCGTGATCCCCAATCGGCGCGATGCGGTCGAGGGTCGGCACGATGGCGTGCATCATCGCCAACATCGAGGCACGGGTATGGCCCGTCAGCTCGCCGAGATCCTCGCCACTCGAATGCTCCCACCAGTCATAGAGCTCAAACAAGCGATACATGGCGACGCCATAGCCGGTGCCTTCGAGCGAGCCACCGCCAGGCATCTCGGCCTCAAATTTACTGACAACCTCGATCGCGATTTTTTCCTCGCGGAATTTCTCGATCCATTCCGCCGCGCGCGGCAGCTCGCCGTTGGCCGCGATGCCGAGCATCATCGTCGCGCGAATGAAGCTATAATAGTAATTGTTGGCCGGATTGGTCACCGACCACCCGCTCCACGGCATGCTCTGCCCCCCCCACGTCGCGTCTTCGTGGTTCCATACGTTCCACACCGCCTGGTCGGCCAGCGCCATCCAGCGCTCGCGCTGCGCGCCGCTGACTTGCGGGTAGCACCAGTCGTAGGTCAGCGCGATATCGCCGACGTGAATCCCCACCTCGAGATAGCTGTCACGCGCCAAGTACGGGGCCTCGCCACTTTCGATCAGCGCGTACTCGCTGTCGACGTAGGCGTCAATCTGCGCCACCGCGAAGTTACAATACTGTGGCTCGCCGGTGAGCTGCCCCATCAGCGCGACGTGCCATGCGCGAAAATCGTAGAGGTCTTGGCCCTCGATCTGAAGATCGACGAGATACTTGAAATGCGTCGCGGCCGGACGCTCGTCGGCGAGCAGGCCGCGCAGCCGCTCGGCGTTATTGCCGATGTAGATGCGCGGGTGCTCGCTCGAAAACTGCGGACCGTCTTTGCCCTTGCAGGCGACGAGTTGAGATGAGAATACGGCCGCAGCAACGGCCACTACCGCCGCGGCCGTTGCCTGATTGAATTTCCCCATGGCGGAAGCATAACGGGAACCGGCGTGCGGCCGAAGAATCCACCGCGATTTGTCTAAAACGAGGCCCCTGTCCGCGTCCTGCTGGCGCAATTTCGATAGCTTAGCTTGACAGCGTCTGCGTGTGCGATAACCGTGGAGCCAACGTGAAGCCTGATGATTCATCGATGACGCGAGCAGCCACAGCCTTTGCCGGCGAGACACCGGGCGAACTCATCGTGACGTGGCTGCAGGCGAGCCATTTTTTACAAGGCGTGCCGGTGGCGCAGCTTGGCAAGCTCGCCAGCCACGCCCGCGTCCGCGAGCTGCGCGCGGGCGAACGCTTGTGGCGGCAAGCCGATCCGGCGGTGACGTTTCATCTCATCGTCAGCGGCCTCATCTCCATTCCGCGCCTGCCCGCCTCGGGCGCCGAACATACAATTGGCATTTTTGGCGCGCGCGATAGCGTAGGCGAAATCGCGGTTTGCCAACGCATCAAATACCCCGCCGATGCCATCGTCATCTCGAAGACAGCCAAAGTGATCGCGATCGACGCCGAGCGCATGCTCGCCGATGCCAAGACGTGTGGCGAGCTCGCGCACGCCCTGCAACAGTCGCTGTCGCGGCACGGCACCGCGCTCTTGCAAAAGGTGCAGCTCGTCGCCGTGGGCGATGTCAAGGCGCGGCTTGCCGGCGTGCTGCTGCACCTTGCCGAACGCTTTGGCGAAGAGCTCGCCGACGGCGCCGTCTTGGTGCCAGTCGCGCTGTCGCGCGCGGCGCTGGCGAACTTGGTCTCGGCGCGCACCGAAACCGTGATCCGCGCGCTACGGCCGTGGGAGGTCGCCGACGTCGTCATCACGCGCGACGACGGCTTTGTCTTGCGATCGATGGCGACGCTGCGCGCCGAGTCGGCCAAGGGTTAAGCGCTGGCTTTGGCTACCACGGCCAGCCGCGCACGATGACGACGGCGGCGGCGACGAGGGCGAGCGCGAGCAGCGCGTTGAGGCGGCCGAGCATAGAGGCCTTGCGGCGGAGCCTCTCGGCGTGCAAGGAACCGGGCTCTTGCTCCATGGCAAGGGCCGCGCGCGGGCCGATCGAGACGTCGTGGATGGCGCTAACGATAAGCACCACCACGAACAGGGCGAGCTTGATCACCACCGCTTTTCCAAAAGTCGAATGTAGCCATGCTGAGCGCACGAAATCGCCAAAGCGCACGCCGCGAAACCACAAGTTGTAGGTGCCCGTGACGAGCAAGATGGCAAAGCAGATCCACCCCACGGCGCGAAAGCGCTCGCCGGTCTCGCGGAGGAACGTCACCGCAATCGTGCGGTCGCTGCGCCGTAGCCACGGCACCACCACGAACACGAGAAACGCGATGCCACCGATCCACGTGATAGCGGCCAGGATGTGTAGCCAAACCGAGAGGAGGTAGATTCCGTACATAAGGTGGTTGAAATAGATTGTATCGCAGGCTCCACGCGCGCGGAGGCCGGCTCGGCTTGTTACGGCGCTAGCGGCGCCTTGATCGTCATGGCACTTGTCTTGCGATCGATGGTGATAAACGCGGCCTGGTTGGCGCCTACCTCCACGTCATAGGTTTCGCGCCAGCGCGGCGCGTCGGCTGGCGCCCCTGCCATGGCAGGCGCAAACGCAACCTCGACGCGATAGCGGCCTGGTGCCACCATGCGCGCGATATCGACGATGAGCGCGCCATTGTGCTCTGAACCGGTCGGCGCGACGTGCAGGCGCTCGTCGTGCGCGGCGGTGGCCGACGCCGCACCATCAACGCGCCGCCACGCCAAGGTCAGCTCGTACGGCAGCGACTGCCGTTGGCACGTCTTGGCCTGCCGCATGTGCATGGGCTTTTTGGCGAGCTCTTCGGCGCTGATTTCGCTGCAGGTCTCTAGGCGTGGCGACTGAATGCGCCAATTGAGCTTGAAGGCGGCCTGCAGGCTCGGGGCACCATAGGGCACGTGGCTGCCGGCGGCCAATAGAGCCAGCCCCGCGGCGGCAACCACGCCACCGGCAAGCATCCGCGCCACGCGCGCCGGCGCACCCGCCTTGTCGCCAACATCGCTTGTCGCGTGATAACCGAGAAATTTGCGCGCGATTTTCCGATACGCCCGCTCGACGCGCCGATGCTCGCCGGCCGACGCGGTGATCCAGCCAATCGGCGCCTCGCGATTTAGCTCGGACGGATTTTGCTGGTTAAATATGCGCTCGCGCGCCACCGCCGCGCCTTCACGCATCTGGCAGCCCTCAGGCCGGCAGGCCATCACCACCACCGCCGGAAAATGCTTGAGCAATTGCCCAACGCTGGCGGGATGGATATTGCCGACGCATTCGACGCCGTAGGGCACGATCGCGCCATACGTTTGCGCGAGCCGTGGCAGTTGTTCCGCAAAGCCACCGCTATGGCAGTGCAGCACGGCGCATTTCGCCGCCGGGCTCGCCTTCCACATCGATTTGATCTGAATGAGCTGCATGTGGCCGCTGCGATCGGGCGGCCCAATGGCCAGCTGCGAGCACGAGCCGGCACAAATGCCGCAGCTCACGCACAGGCTCTGATCGACGCGCGCGACCATCTTGGACCCGTGCCCAGCGTCCGCGGCGCCATCTCGATGGCGTCAAAAGGGCAATCGCTGACACACTGCGAGCAGCCCTCGCAATGGCGCTCGTCGTGTTGCGACGGCGCCGGCCGGCGCGCGGCGCGCGGGCGCAACACCCACGGCACCGAGATCATAAACCCGCTGAGGCCTAGCAGCAGCGGCCAAACCACCCAGCTCGACCACGCCTGCAGCAAGAGCCAGCCACTATAAAAAAGGTCGAGCTTCGCCGTCGGCTGCGTAACCAGGGCGTCGGGGCGTGCCGAGAGCGGCGCCACCACCAACAGCGCCAGCAGCGACAGGCCGCCCCCAATCACGATCGCGACGCGGCGCGAAGGGAGCCACTTGGCGCGCGCCACCCGCATGGTGTGCAGCCACAGCACGCCAAAGAGAAACAACGGCAGCAGCAAATGAACGATGAGATTCATGAAGATGAACGACGTCGGCGGCGGCGTCACATTGTCAAACGTCGCGCCCATCTCGCGATCAAAAATGGGGATTTGGTTCATGAACTTTGCGCCCGCCAGCGCCAAGGCTTGCGCCTGGGTGTCCCATACCATGACGTAGCCGGTGAAGCCGACGACCAGCACGATGCCCACCAGCACAATGCCGCTGAGCCACGCCAACGCGCGGCTGCCCCACGTCTTGCCCTCGGCGAGCATGCGCAAAATGTGCACCACCACCGCGACCACCGCGGCATCCGAGGCGTAGCGATGCAGCGAGCGCACCCAGCCGACTAGCCACGGCTGCGCCACCATGTCTTTTACCGATTCATACGGCGCGCTGACGCGATAAAAAATCAGCAGATAGATGCCGCTGGCCAAGGCGATGAGCAAAAACGTCGTCGCCCACGTGCCGCTGCGATACAGCGGATTATAGGCCGAGCCATACAGGCGGTTAAACTGCCGATCGAGCCAGACAAACGGCACCAGCAGCCATTTAAGATAGGCCGGAACGCGGTCGTAGCTCGGAGGCTCCGCGTCATGGCCGGCCGGCGCAACCGACGATTCAGATGATGTCAAAGCGCTACTCCTTAGCCTGGGCCACACGCGCGATGCCCTGGGCGATCCACGCGACGGGCGGGTTGTTGAACTTGTAGGCAATCACGCCCTCGCCATCGATGACGTACACGAGTCCGGGATGGTCAATGACGCCGGTGCGCTCGTCGCGCTTAAACGGCATGCCCCACGCGGTGAGCGCGGCGAGCACCTCGGGCACGTCGCCCGAGAGCAGGTGTACATCTTGCGCCGGCAACGACCACTTTTGCGCCAGCGCCGGCAGCGAACCTGGCGTATCCCGCCATGGATCGAGCGTGATCAGCATGACCTTGGCCTGCGGCGCGGCGGCCTTGGCCTTCATCACCTGTGACACCAAGGTTGGACAGACCGTTGCGCAATGCGCGTAGACAAACGCCAAGATGACGTTGCTGCCGCGAAAGTCGTCAATCGAGACCCGCGCGCCAAACTGATCGGTCAGCGCCAGCTTCGGCGCGGCGACATCGGTGCGCGGGTAGTAATCCGGCAGATCGCCGTCTTGCAAGAAATTCGTAACGGCGGCCGACAGGCGCTGCGCCTCGCCGACCTGCGCCCCAATCCAAAACCACTGCCCGACGAACGCCACCACCACCACCGCGGCGAGGCCCTTGCCCCACGCGCGCGCTACAATGTGCTTTAACTCGGCCTGCAGCTCGTCGTAGAACGTCGCCACAATCGCCGCCAAAAACAGCAGCGGCCCGGCGACGAGCATGATCCACCCGTACGCCGAGGGCAGCTGATTGGGGCCGGCGCCAAAGCACACCTCGCGCGTGCGCTGCAGCCATTCCGCGTTTTCGCGGCCAATTGGATAAAAGGCCACCGCCCACCAAGCCCTCACGACGATGACCCAGGCGATGGGGAGGGCCATCACTAACGGGTGCCTCGTTGGCCTGGAATCGTCCGCCACCGCACCCACCGCCGCCTCGTTCGCCTTCGTCGCTGTCGCCGCCATGGGCTAGCCGACCTTCCACGCCATGGACAGCAGCTTCCAGTTGGTGAAGTAGTAGAGCGCAAACACCACGAAGAAGATGCCAACCAGCACCATGGTGCCGCGGACACCGTTTTTATGCGCCTCGGCAACCTCGGGGCCCTTGTGTTGTTGCGCCGGCAGCTTGAGCACGCCCTGCGGCAGGCCGGAGGCGCCATTGACTAAATCTTCCGGCGTGATGCGCTTGCCAAAGAACACGGTCGAAACCGCGATTAGGATGAAGATGAGCACCGCGGTCGCGGCGATCAGGCCGCCAATGCCCATCGTGGCCTGAAACACCTCGAGCATGGGGTGCATCTCCATCGGAAACGGCGACGTCGCAAAGCTCGAATCCCAGTGGCGGCGCGGCGCGCCGAAGATGCCCATCAAGATCATCGACACCGCCATGATGACAATGCCAATGCCGAACATCCACGGCTGGATCTTGGCGAGCGTCCAGAAGCGTACGCGCTTCTGAAACACCAGCGGCAGCAAGTAATAGGTCACCGCGAAGAACGCCAAGGCCGTGCCGCCGACCACCGTGGTGTGAAAGTGGCCGGGAATGCGCATGGTGTTGTGCGCGATGATGTTGATCTGCTCGGTGCCGATGGTGACGCCGGTGACGCCGCCAAAGAAGCCAAAGATCACCAGCGACAGCCACATGCCCGAGAACCCTGGATCACCCCAAGGCGCGCGGCGCAGCCAGCCAAAGAGGCCCTGCGTATGGCCGCGCAGCCGCATGCCCATCTCGACGCCGGCGGGCACCGTGAAGCCATGGATCATCGAGGCGAGGACGGCGAGATACATCGCGTAGCTGGTGTTCCACACCTTCCACGCCGCGCCCATGCCTGGATCGACGAGCAAGTGGTGGGCCGACGCCATCGAGATAAACAAGATGTAGAGGAAGAACGCCGTGCGGCTGATCTTCTCGTTCATGACCACGCCACCGACCGTAAGCCCGGCAAGCAGGTACCAAATCGCCACCATCGCCGCGACGTTGATCTGCTGCGTCGAGTGCCCGAGGCCCCAAAACAGCATGCGGAACACCTGGGGGTCGATTTCCATGAGGCCGAGCGACCACAGAAAGGTCGGAATGTAGACGATCGCGCCGTGCACCAAGGTGATGACCGCGATGATCGCGGCGGTCAGCGCGCCAAACGTCACCAGCGGCAGGCCGCCCTCATAAGCTTTCTCTTTTTTAGCGATGATGATGGTCGCGAAGAACATGCCCGAGACGATGAGTGCTCCGACCGCGAACAAGATGACGCCGAGATAGTAGATGGGATGCGCCTTGAGCGGCGGATATGACGTAAAGAGCACGTCGGCCTTGCCCATGAACACCATGGTGTTCACCAGCAACATGCCGATCATCATCAGGCCAAACGCGAGCCACCCGAGCTTGGCCGCGGGCAGACGCGCGCTGAGCAGCAGCGTCGAGGCGAAGTAGAGCACCGCCATCTCGAAGAAGATGATGAAGAAGATGAGCATGTTGAGCCCATGCAAGGTCAGGAAGCGGTAGTACATCGGCGCGGTCAGAAAGTGCACGAGCTGCCAGCGCGTCAGCACCAGGCCGATCGCGGCGATGACGCCGATGAGGAGGCAGACCACCGCGACGACCGCGTTGACCTTGATGAGCATTTCGGCCTGCGGATCGACCTTCAGGTTGGTAACAGGGCAGCGGCGAAACTTGCTGGTCACCCGCTCGATGAGGCTGGCCCCGGAGGCCGCCGTTGGTTCATTTGATGTGGTTGCGGTCATGACGCCTATTCCTCCACGATGACTTTGCCGACCATGTTGTGATGCAAGATCCCGCAGAACTCGTTGCAGATGATGTTGAACTCACCCGCGATGTTCGGCGTGATGCGGAGCCCGTAGTCATAGCCGGGCACCACCTGGAAGTTGAGATTGACCGGATACAGGGAAAAGCCGTGGTTGACGTCAACCGACGACAGATGCAGCGTATAAGACGCGTTCTTCTTGAGCTTGAGCACCGGGGTCCAGCTCCACATCTGCGCCTGTAGATAGATGTCGGCGCCAGGCGGCGGCGCGACCAACGGATAACCGTGGTCGGTGCCGACCTGGTACTCCTTGATGAAGCGATCGACGCGGGCGCGAAACGCCGCGGGCGTCGTCTTGCCGCGAATGCCCGACGGGTTTTGGCCGCCGCGAAAATGCCACAGCGGCATCATCGCAAAGAGGATCATGCACCAAACAAATGAGAGCGTGACCCATTTCTTTTCTTGCAGGCTGGCGGGCAGCCACCAGTTGCCGGTGGGCGCCACCAGGCCCGAGTGAAATTCGTCGTGTTGCGTGTGAGCCATTGGCTATTCCTTTCGCGTAAAGCTGCGCTAGCGTGATGAGATCAAGGCAAGAGCGCCGTCGGCAGGCTCAAAATTTCGTAGAGCCCCCAGCCGGTGTAAAACACCAACATCACCAACATCCCGAGCGCCAGCAGCAGCAAGGGGCGATCGTAGAGCTGTTGCAACTTCGATGGTTTTGGATCTTCTTCGCTCATACGTATGTGACTACGTGGGCGAGATCGACGCGACAATGACATTTGTCAGTTGAGGGCATTTTTGTCTGAGCGTCGCACGTTCTTGCGATCTCGCCGCGGCAAGGCCACCGCCAGACAGGGCGCCAAAACCTCATCCAATGCGGCCGTTCCGCCAATTTGAGCCATATCCAACAAGACACGCCGCAATGACATTTGTCATTTGCGCGCGTTATTTCTGCGCCGCGTGCGCTTTGCGAAATCGCATCACTCAACCTCAAAGCGCGCATAGATTTCACCTCCACGGCAATGATAAACGGCCAGCTGCGAAATAATTGCGCGCTTTATCGCTGCTACCTTGACTAGATGCCACGCGCCCTAGCACCAACGTTGTGGCGCATGTATTGCACCACTGGAAAATATGACGAAGTTTAAATGTCTACTAGGAACAACTTTAATAGCAATTGCAGCCGGAGCTTGCGGTGGCAAGTCTGGCGGCTCATCGGCCGGCGAAACCAAGGCCTCGGGGCCGGTGGACTCGGCCTCGATTCCAATGCCTGAGGGCGCGCCAATTATCGCGGAGCTCACGGCGCCGCCCAATGTGCCGCCGCCGATCACGCGCACCACCTCGGCCAAGGTCATCGTCAACCTCGAGGTCAAAGAGCTCGACATGCCAATCTCTGACGGCGTGTCGTATACCTTCTGGACCTACGGCGGCACGGTGCCGGGCAGCTTCATCCGCGTGCGCCAAGGCGACGTGGTTGAGTTTCACCTGCAGAACCACCCAAGCAGCAAGATGCCGCACAACATCGACCTGCACGCCGTCACCGGCCCAGGCGGCGGCGCGGCCAGCTCGTTTACCGCGCCCGGCCACGAATCACAGTTTTCGTTTCGCGCCATCAACCCCGGCTTATATGTGTATCACTGCGCCACGGCGCCGGTGCCCATGCACATCGCCAACGGCATGTACGGCCTAATCTTGGTCGAGCCGCCAGGTGGCCTGCCTCCCGTTGATCGCGAGTACTATGTGATGCAAGGCGACTTCTACACCGTCGGCAAGTACCGCGAGAAGGGCCTGCAACCGTTCGACATGCAAAAGAGCATCGACGAGCACCCAACCTACGTGCTGTTTAACGGCGCGGAAGGCTCGCTGCTCGGCGACAAGGCGCTCAAGGCCAAGGTCGGCGAGAAAGTGCGCATCTACTTCGGTGTCGGAGGTCCCAACGTCACCTCGAGCTTCCACGTCATTGGCGAAATCTTCGACCACGTCTACCTAGAAGGCGGCACCAAGACGCAAGAACAAGTTCAAACAACCATGGTGCCGTCAGGCGGCTCTTCCATGGTTGAGTTCACGGTCAACGTGCCTGGTACCTATGTCCTCGTAGATCACTCGCTGTCACGTGCCTTTAACAAAGGTGCGCTTGGCATGCTAAAAGTCGAAGGCCCCGAAGACAAGATCATTTACTCGGGCAAAGAGGTCGACTCGATGTACCTTAGCGACAAGGCCGACTCGGCCTCGGGCGCCGCCGTTGGTGCGGCCGCGGCGGCTTCGGCCTCGGGCTCGCTCACGCTTGAGCAACAAATGGCGGCTGGCAAGGCGCTGTTCGCCGGCACCTGCTCGGCTTGCCACCAAGTCGAAGGCCAAGGCGTGCCGTCGGTATTTCCGCCGCTCGCCAAGAGCGACTGGATGGCCAAGGCAACCGCGGTCGAGCTTGGCGGCATTATCCTCAACGGCCTCACCGGCAAGGTGGTCGTCAACGGCGCCGAGTACAACGGCGTCATGCCGCCTCTGTCTCACATGACCGACGACGACATTGCCAATATTCTGACCTACGTCGGCAATAGCTGGGGCAATAAAAAGGGGCAGATCACGCAGGCCGATGTCGCCAAGGCGCGGGCGACGACGCCGCGCCCACCCGGCGCCGGCCACTGACCGAGACAGAACGCATTGAGTGGGCCAGAGACAATAATAGACGCGGTGTACGGCTTCGCGAGCCTCGTTACAGCCAGACGGCTGCGCCTGCCGCATCGCGCATCCCTGCGAAGCCGTGGCCTGGCTGTGACGAAACACAAGTGTACGATTCCAGCATTCGGACACTAGCGTGTCCGCGTTCTGTTATCTGCTTTTGAAAATTTCTTCATTGATGCGACTATAGTTAACATATGGCTAAACTCTTGTTAATTGTGCTGGTTGGCCTCGTGCCATTGGCCGCGGCATCTGCACCAGCGATAACAAAGCCAACACCGCCGCCCGGCATGATCGCCGTGCCAGGTGGTATTTATCGGCCCGCGTTTCCAACCTCGCCGAGCGAAAACGAGGTGGCGGTGACGCCATTTTTTATCGATATCACGCCGGTCACCAATCGCCAGTATGCGGCGTTTGTCGCGGCAAACCCCATGTGGCGGCGCAGCCAGGCCAAGCGCCTGCTGACCGACGAGGGTTACCTTTCGCACTGGGTCAGCGACGTGGGGGCGAAGCCGGCCGGCGCTGACGTACCGGTGGTGCACGTGAGCTGGTTTGCCGCCAAGGCGTACTGCCGATGGAAGGGCGCGCGCCTGCCGCTGGAACGCGAATGGGAGCTGCTCGCGGCCGCCAGCGACACCGCCGCCGATGGCGCCAAGGATGAGGCCATGCAGCGCCGCATCCTGGCGTGGTACGCGCGCCCAACTGGGCCCTTGGGCCGCGTTGGGGAAGGCGAGGCGAATTTCTTTGGTGTGCACGATTTGCACGAGCTGGTGTGGGAGTGGGTGTACGATTTTGGCTCGGCGCTGGTGACCTCCGATAGCCGCGACCAAGGCGATGCCTCGCGCAGCCGCTTTTGCGGCGCAGGCTCAGCGCAGGCGAGCAACCCATCGGACTACGCCACATTCATGCGGCTGGCATTTCGCTCCAGCCTTCAGGCCGCATACACCACGCCAAACCTTGGCTTCCGCTGCGCCAGGAGCATCTCGCCATGAAACACCTTATTACGATTCTAGGCGCGGCCTTGGCTCTGGCGAGTTGCAAGTCAAAGGCCAAGGCCCCCGCCGACGCCGCACCACCGCCTAAGCCACCCGTGGTCATGATGGGCGAGGCCGCCGCGCCGCTGAGCGAGCACTCGATTTATGATTTACCGTTTGTCGCGCTCGATGCTGGTGGCAACAAGATTGCCCTCGATGCGCTGCGCGGCAAGCCGGTCCTTATCTCGATGTTTTACGCCTCGTGCAAGGCCGCCTGCCCGATGCTGATCGCTTACACCAAGCGCATCATGGAGGCGGTCGACGAGCCGCTGCGCAGCGAGCTGCGCGTGCTGATGATAAGCTTCGATGCGGCGCGCGATAACCCAGCCGCGCTGACGCACTTGGCGGCCGAGCAAGGCCTTAACGCCCAGTGGCTGCTCGCGGCGGCCGAAGAAGACCAGGCGCGCGAGTTGGCGGCGATCTTAGGCATTAAATATCGCGTGATCGAGAACAACGAGTTCTATCACACGTCGGTGATCACCGCGCTCGACCGCGAAGGTCGCCCACTGGCGCGGCTCGAGGGCCTCTCCGGAGAGATCGACGCCTTCGTCGCGACGGTGCAGCGCACGGCGATGGCGGCTGAGGCCGCTGCTGTCAAACCAGCCGCAACCCAACCATAGTCCACGCTACAGCGTGTACGAAAACCACAACTGCACGGCGCGAAAGTCGGCGCCCAGGGCCGCCTCGGGCAAGCCGCCTATCATCTTGCCAAAGGTCCAAGAGGCGCCAACGGCCGCCGTCTTGCTCATCGCATAGGTACCAAAAAAGCCTAGCGACGTCGTCCAGTTGTCGCCAAAGCCATCGAGCGGGCCCTTGATGCCGGTCGCAGCGCCGACGGCGACCTCGGGCGTGGCCTTGTAACTCACCGCCACTGGGACCCAAAGGCTGTCCTTATTTTGCGGCTTTGGCGCGTCCGGATCGCGCTCGGTCACGGCGACGAGCACGCTCGGTGAGGTCAACACGACCATCTTGCCCGCGGTGTAGCGAAATTTTGCGCCGAGCTTGGCCGAATAAAACGAGGCGTCGAGGTTGAGCGCGTGCACACCAGCATTCAGCGCTAGCGAGGCCGGGCCGGTCTTGACGCCATAGAGCGCCTCGACGCCAACATTGTTATAGATCGAGACGCAGCCGTCCTCTTGTGCCGCAAGGCACAGGCCGCCACCGGCCGCGCCGCGAAACCC containing:
- a CDS encoding Crp/Fnr family transcriptional regulator produces the protein MTRAATAFAGETPGELIVTWLQASHFLQGVPVAQLGKLASHARVRELRAGERLWRQADPAVTFHLIVSGLISIPRLPASGAEHTIGIFGARDSVGEIAVCQRIKYPADAIVISKTAKVIAIDAERMLADAKTCGELAHALQQSLSRHGTALLQKVQLVAVGDVKARLAGVLLHLAERFGEELADGAVLVPVALSRAALANLVSARTETVIRALRPWEVADVVITRDDGFVLRSMATLRAESAKG
- a CDS encoding DUF4149 domain-containing protein; this encodes MYGIYLLSVWLHILAAITWIGGIAFLVFVVVPWLRRSDRTIAVTFLRETGERFRAVGWICFAILLVTGTYNLWFRGVRFGDFVRSAWLHSTFGKAVVIKLALFVVVLIVSAIHDVSIGPRAALAMEQEPGSLHAERLRRKASMLGRLNALLALALVAAAVVIVRGWPW
- a CDS encoding cytochrome b N-terminal domain-containing protein; amino-acid sequence: MTSSESSVAPAGHDAEPPSYDRVPAYLKWLLVPFVWLDRQFNRLYGSAYNPLYRSGTWATTFLLIALASGIYLLIFYRVSAPYESVKDMVAQPWLVGWVRSLHRYASDAAVVAVVVHILRMLAEGKTWGSRALAWLSGIVLVGIVLVVGFTGYVMVWDTQAQALALAGAKFMNQIPIFDREMGATFDNVTPPPTSFIFMNLIVHLLLPLFLFGVLWLHTMRVARAKWLPSRRVAIVIGGGLSLLALLVVAPLSARPDALVTQPTAKLDLFYSGWLLLQAWSSWVVWPLLLGLSGFMISVPWVLRPRAARRPAPSQHDERHCEGCSQCVSDCPFDAIEMAPRTLGTGPRWSRASIRACA
- a CDS encoding SCO family protein, which gives rise to MMALPIAWVIVVRAWWAVAFYPIGRENAEWLQRTREVCFGAGPNQLPSAYGWIMLVAGPLLFLAAIVATFYDELQAELKHIVARAWGKGLAAVVVVAFVGQWFWIGAQVGEAQRLSAAVTNFLQDGDLPDYYPRTDVAAPKLALTDQFGARVSIDDFRGSNVILAFVYAHCATVCPTLVSQVMKAKAAAPQAKVMLITLDPWRDTPGSLPALAQKWSLPAQDVHLLSGDVPEVLAALTAWGMPFKRDERTGVIDHPGLVYVIDGEGVIAYKFNNPPVAWIAQGIARVAQAKE
- a CDS encoding cbb3-type cytochrome c oxidase subunit I; translated protein: MTATTSNEPTAASGASLIERVTSKFRRCPVTNLKVDPQAEMLIKVNAVVAVVCLLIGVIAAIGLVLTRWQLVHFLTAPMYYRFLTLHGLNMLIFFIIFFEMAVLYFASTLLLSARLPAAKLGWLAFGLMMIGMLLVNTMVFMGKADVLFTSYPPLKAHPIYYLGVILFAVGALIVSGMFFATIIIAKKEKAYEGGLPLVTFGALTAAIIAVITLVHGAIVYIPTFLWSLGLMEIDPQVFRMLFWGLGHSTQQINVAAMVAIWYLLAGLTVGGVVMNEKISRTAFFLYILFISMASAHHLLVDPGMGAAWKVWNTSYAMYLAVLASMIHGFTVPAGVEMGMRLRGHTQGLFGWLRRAPWGDPGFSGMWLSLVIFGFFGGVTGVTIGTEQINIIAHNTMRIPGHFHTTVVGGTALAFFAVTYYLLPLVFQKRVRFWTLAKIQPWMFGIGIVIMAVSMILMGIFGAPRRHWDSSFATSPFPMEMHPMLEVFQATMGIGGLIAATAVLIFILIAVSTVFFGKRITPEDLVNGASGLPQGVLKLPAQQHKGPEVAEAHKNGVRGTMVLVGIFFVVFALYYFTNWKLLSMAWKVG
- a CDS encoding cytochrome C oxidase subunit II, whose product is MVAPTGNWWLPASLQEKKWVTLSFVWCMILFAMMPLWHFRGGQNPSGIRGKTTPAAFRARVDRFIKEYQVGTDHGYPLVAPPPGADIYLQAQMWSWTPVLKLKKNASYTLHLSSVDVNHGFSLYPVNLNFQVVPGYDYGLRITPNIAGEFNIICNEFCGILHHNMVGKVIVEE
- the nirK gene encoding nitrite reductase, copper-containing — its product is MTKFKCLLGTTLIAIAAGACGGKSGGSSAGETKASGPVDSASIPMPEGAPIIAELTAPPNVPPPITRTTSAKVIVNLEVKELDMPISDGVSYTFWTYGGTVPGSFIRVRQGDVVEFHLQNHPSSKMPHNIDLHAVTGPGGGAASSFTAPGHESQFSFRAINPGLYVYHCATAPVPMHIANGMYGLILVEPPGGLPPVDREYYVMQGDFYTVGKYREKGLQPFDMQKSIDEHPTYVLFNGAEGSLLGDKALKAKVGEKVRIYFGVGGPNVTSSFHVIGEIFDHVYLEGGTKTQEQVQTTMVPSGGSSMVEFTVNVPGTYVLVDHSLSRAFNKGALGMLKVEGPEDKIIYSGKEVDSMYLSDKADSASGAAVGAAAAASASGSLTLEQQMAAGKALFAGTCSACHQVEGQGVPSVFPPLAKSDWMAKATAVELGGIILNGLTGKVVVNGAEYNGVMPPLSHMTDDDIANILTYVGNSWGNKKGQITQADVAKARATTPRPPGAGH